From the genome of Jaculus jaculus isolate mJacJac1 chromosome 17, mJacJac1.mat.Y.cur, whole genome shotgun sequence:
CGTGAGTTTGCTACCCAAGTTTCGCTCCGGATCTCTCTTAGAGGATGTTTgaagaggaaaggtttgtttaCACATGCAAAGGGCTAGTGCCACGAGGAAGGGAACCCACTGGTGCACACTAacttcttcttgcctctgcctcccaagtgttgggttaaCTAGTACACAACCCCACACATATCTCAGAATTTAGACTTTTGGGCAGCACTTCTATTCAGCCGAACTATAAAGTCCAAGGACTTTGATGTTTGAAGAAGTCAGTATGACAACGTGCAGGTCTACAAGTGCCACACACCTCGCGGCACACCTCAGGAATTTACGGCCTGGGCAAACACAGCTGATGCACGTGGAAAGCTGAGATTGAGAAGTGCCAGCAATGAACACATCTCAGGAGCGAGATGTGAGACCCTGTGCTTATGAAcgctagcactcgggagaccgAGGCTGggggacggggtggggggggaggggaagaacggtgctgcgagttcgaggctagcctggctgTATTGCGAGTTTCGACCCAGCCTGTACTATAttgtgagaccctgtttaaaataACCAAATAATCGATGGTAATAGTAATAAAGCCTccgagccaggcacggtggcgcacgcctgtaagcGCAGCCCTTGGGAAGGGGTGGCAGGTCAGAGTTCAAGGGCAGTCCGGGCTACACAAGGAGAGGGACGACAACCTGGGGCGACGCGAGAGCCAGCGTGTCCACCCCGGGTGCCCGCGCTCCTCACCCGCCTGTCGCCCGGAGTCGCCGGCCGTCCGCGCAGGGGCCGCAGATCCTCCGCGGGTCACCGGAGCCGCCCGAGCGGCCTGCGGCGCGCGGGGTCCCAGGCCCGCGAGGGCGGCCGAGGAGGCTGGGCCCGCGGCCCCCGGGTCGGGCGCGGCGCCGCTCAGGAAGTAGAAGGGGTTGTAGTAgccgagcggcggcggcggcggcgcggcgggggccggcgcgggcggcggcgggccGCAGTAGGCGGGCAGCGCGGCCAGGCCGCTGTGCCAGGTCAGGTAGCCGCAGTACGACTGCCACAGCCACTCGTGCACCTGCCGCGAGTACTCGCGGGCGCTCAGGCGCGCCGGCCGGTCCTCGCCGCCCGCCGCCTCCGTCGGCCCCGAGCCCGGCTCCCGGGGCTTCCTGGGCTCCTCGGGCGCCGGGGCGGCGGGCGCGGGGCCTCGCCCGGCGGGGACGGGCTCGCGGTCCCCGCCGCCCCCGTCCTGCCCCGCGGGGTGGCTGCGGGCGTCCTCAGGCCCCTCTGCCATGCTCGCGTCCCCACGGCCTCCGCGGTACCTGTCACCGCGCCGCGGCCCCTCCCCAACCGCCCCGCCGCCTGCGCAGCAGCCGCGGGCGTCAACAATCCCGCGCCGGAAGCGGAAACCCCGCCCCGCGGAGCGTCGGTGGGCGGGGCCTGCtggcggggcggggcctgcgggACGGGGCGGGGCTCCGAGGCCGCTTCGGGCCTGGCGAGTCGGGTCTGGGCAGCTCGGCTGGTCTGTGCTCGTGGGTTGCGGGCGCCTCCTGCGGGCTGGGACCCGGGTTACCCCAGGAAGCTGCGGGCCGATGAGCAGGACGCCGAGAGATCCTAGGTGTCGGCACACAGCGTTTGATTCTTGTGTTAGCCTCAAATTAATTCTAATGACCCCTTTGTAGCCGAAGGTGGTAAAAGGACCTATCTGccctttaaaaggaaagaaattaaaaagtcaaactaAACTGAGACATATATTAACACTTCTCACGATGTTGAGGTGTTATTTTTTAATGggcggtggagccttgctggaggaggtgtgtcactggggcgcACCTTGAGGCTTACTAGCTCAGCCTGCTGGATGCTCAGAACTCAGGTCACTCAGGCTCCTTCCTTCTGCTGCTGTAACAAGATGTCACACTTTGTTGCCGgttttgccatgctttctctgccacgatgaaacttcccctagaaaatgtaagccaaaataaatcctaccCTTCTACCAATAAAGAAATGATTAAAACATGAGACTCAGTAATCAAAATGACTAGCAGTGTTAGAAGGATGATTGATGAACATTAAGTGTCTGTTTACCTGTAGAACCCACACTAAATGAGTATCTGTATCAATGAGTGCCATCAAAAGACTGAAATTCCATGGAAATTTGAACAGGGAACACTaaggacttttttcttttaaggtaggatttcactctaacccaggctgacctggaattcactatgtagtctcagggtggccgtgaacacAGTGCGACCCTCCTATctgtgtctcccgagtgctgggattaaaggcgtgtgcctccatgcccagtttaccttaaggatttcttttttaaaatatattttgttttatttatttatttgacagagaaagagagagagagcatgggcatgccagggcctccagccactgcagacgaactccagattgtgtgtgcccccttatgcatctggctaacgtgggtcctggggacttgaacctgggtcctttggctttgcaggcaaacgccatagctaagccatccctccagcccctacattaaataattctttttttttaaatttttatttatttatttatttgagagcgacagacacagagagaaagacagatagagggagagagagagaatgggcgcgccagggcttccagcctctgcaaacgaactccagacgcgtgcgcccccttgtgcatctggctaacgtgggacctggggaaccgagcctcgaaccggggtccttaggcttcacaggcaagcacttaaccactaagccatctctccagcccaagaattcttaATGGGATAGGAGTAGATGGTGATTGGCTAGTAAAAGGCAACGAGAACTAAAAGCCACACACAGCAGATATAGCCTAATTGGTTAGCTCTAGGCCAATGGCGTTcctgaggtccttgggcttcgcagggaTGCTAGAGTTCACCAGGTTCTGCTGGTTCTGACCCAAACGTGTTGATGGTTCTGTTCTTTTGCGTTCCTCAAGCATTAGGTAAACCTCCATCTCCTCCAGCACACATActtgtacatctgcacacacacacacacacacacacaccacagtgaTTCAGTGATTCAGAGCTTATAGAAGGCTTTGCTTGAAAGGCTTCTTGGGACTAGGGGTGAAGGGCTGACTAAGGAGGGAATGCAAGGAAGGAAGTGCAGATAATAactatattcttttaattttttaaggtgtgcaccaccacgcctggctttttaaaacttttttattattagtctcttttattctgatgtcaatatcttttcctcctatcatactggtctttatattttattttattttatttattttacagagagagagagagagagagagagagagaattgatgttcCAGATGCTCaaacttgcaccacctagtgtgcatgtgcaaccctgtgcttgcctcacctttgtgtgtctggcttacatgggatctggagagttgaacatggtccttatgcttttcaggcaggctgctaagccatctcttcagcccaacaataACTACATTCTAATGTTTAAGGAGTAGCCTTTTCAAGAGAAGCTGTTAGCaaaatagtttattattattattattattgcttcaaAACATGTTTTGGAACAGGGTGTCtctgtgtagccctggctggcctggaattcacaggtaGACCAAGTTGGTCTTGAACAGGTGGCaaatcctcctgccactgtctcCCATGTGccgtgattacaggtgtgctccaccatggctAGACATAGCTTCCATGTTTGGATCCAGGCTTTGCTAGGACTGCAAAGAGCTCTTGGGCAGCAACAGATCTGTTATTTTATTATGGAGCTCTCATTTTTAGTGACATAAACTAACCTTTCAATCATCACATCTATGGATGTTTGCATGTGCCTGCAAATGTGGCATGCAAGTGTGttacatgtgtgtggacacacaagtgtgcatgggatgcgtatgtgtgtgggcatgtgtcaAAGCCCGAGGTTGATACTAGTTACCTCTCTgtcttcaccttattctttgagactctgtctctctgaacctggagttcatccttatggctagactagctagccagtgcgCCTCAGGAATACCTGGTCTCCACTTTCCCAGGGGTTACAGGTgctaccaccacacttggcattttacatggcttctggggcttctaaactcaggtcctcattttttttttttttgtttttttgaggtagagtctcactctagcccaggctgacctactatgtagtctcaggttggccttgaactcatggcgatcctcctacctctgcctcctgagtgctgggattaaaggtgtgtgccaccacgaccagccttGGATCCTCATTCTTgtgtggcaagcgcttaacccacggagtcatctcctcagctcctcatCCAGCTATTCCTACTAATGACATATGGCAGGCAGTCCCTGTCATGTCAAATTGGTCTTTAAAATCTATACTGTAATATCAGGTTTGATATGAAGCATTCATAGACAACAGTTTGCAAAATGTAAACCCACAACTAATGACTTTTTTGGTAAATAAAATCCCAAATAAACATTCTATTGAAAAAAATCACTTGATTTCAATGCTAACTTGTAAAGGCCATAACTGGAGCCATGTTTGGAATTCATTGCTCTGTAATGCTTTTCTGCCCCCCCGTGGCTGGTAAAAAGGATTAAGAAATTTACCATCTACTTCTCAGAATTTCATGTTATGAAAAAGATATGTTTTCTTCATCACAGGTTTCTTGACTTTAGGAACCTGAGGTAGTTTATAAAGGCATCATCATTCATAGCAGGGTTTTgtgattctttttattattactatcaaCAGCATATtttttatggacacatcatgtgttggtaccctctttcccctGGTCCCTGTTCCCATTCCACTGGCGACCCTCCTCAGCCAGTTTGCAAGTATTCCTTATGGGGTTGTGgcttatgtgttgtgggagcaagtCAGTTATTTTCAGGGGGAGGGAatgcccaacctgtggctcttacaatctttctgtcccctcttctgcaaacattccctgagccgtggGGACTCTTTTTTTAAACACCAGCCACACGGGCCAACAGCTGCCAACTTCATTGTGTAGAACAGAAGCTGACAGGACTTTAGGCAACCGGTAGGGGGCAGAATTTCCAAAGCAAAGAACTGTCCTCAAGCCTGATTGCAGAGCCTCAGAACCTTAAACAATGGACTTagtctccatttaaaaaatatattttttatttattaacttatttatttgagagataaagaggcagggagagagagaatgggcacgccagggcatccagccacttcaagtgaactcaagatgcatgtgtccccttgtgcatctggctctcgtgggtcctggagaattgaaccgggatcctttggctttgcaggcaaaggccttaaccactaatccatctctccagcccaccatttttattttcttcattcttaagcatcctaggctggccttgaactcgctatATAGttgagggtaaccttgaactcctggtctttTGGCCTTCACTTACTGTTTGTTGGGTGataggtgtgtgttaccacactTAGGCTCagtcattaatttttaaagaattcatgATTCGTTTAAAACATGCTCCATGAGACATCACAAAAGCAATTTATATAATAATGGGAAGTTCTCAACTGGCATCAACAAATTCATAGTGGTCTTCTGAATGTAAGGATTGTGGCAAATTCTTTAGACTGACTTGCGCCCTTATTCAACATCAGAGAATTAAGTGTTGATAAACCCTACGAATGTTAAGTCTCTGTAAGGCTTTTGACATAGTTCAGCACTCACTGAACATATGGAATCCATACTGGAGAAAAACTTTATGAATGCCAGGCATGTGGAAAGGCCTTTAGACACAGCTCACCCTTTACAAAACATCAGAAAGTTCATAGTGTGAGAGCCCCAGGGAAGGTAAGGAACAAGAACACAGTTATTATGGTGAGTAACTTCATAACATCAGGAAATATGTACTACTCCTAGGAAACACTTGAAATAAATgagtatattaaaaaataatgggaCGGTTTTGGCTAACCTTCAAGATCCATAATATTTCAGAGTTATTTGCTTATCTaccaactatttttaaattttgtttgtgggagggaggaagagagagagagaaagagagagagagagagagagagagagagagggaatcgcatgggtgcatcagggccccttgtcactgtaaataagctccagacatatgtgccactttttgcatctggctttacgtgggtactggggaattgaaccagggccagcaggctttataagcaagtgcctttaaccattgagccatcttcccagcccatctaccatctatt
Proteins encoded in this window:
- the Fam8a1 gene encoding protein FAM8A1 isoform X2; its protein translation is MAEGPEDARSHPAGQDGGGGDREPVPAGRGPAPAAPAPEEPRKPREPGSGPTEAAGGEDRPARLSAREYSRQVHEWLWQSYCGYLTWHSGLAALPAYCGPPPPAPAPAAPPPPPLGYYNPFYFLSGAAPDPGAAGPASSAALAGLGPRAPQAARAAPVTRGGSAAPARTAGDSGRQAGREYVIPSLAHRFMAEMVDFFILFFIKATIVLSIMHLSGIKDISKFAMHYIIEEIDEDTSMEDLQKMMVVALIYRLLVCLYEVHHTSFDQEFFNCFFLSCFHHTVVFPT
- the Fam8a1 gene encoding protein FAM8A1 isoform X1; the encoded protein is MAEGPEDARSHPAGQDGGGGDREPVPAGRGPAPAAPAPEEPRKPREPGSGPTEAAGGEDRPARLSAREYSRQVHEWLWQSYCGYLTWHSGLAALPAYCGPPPPAPAPAAPPPPPLGYYNPFYFLSGAAPDPGAAGPASSAALAGLGPRAPQAARAAPVTRGGSAAPARTAGDSGRQAGREYVIPSLAHRFMAEMVDFFILFFIKATIVLSIMHLSGIKDISKFAMHYIIEEIDEDTSMEDLQKMMVVALIYRLLVCLYEIICIWGAGGATPGKFLLGLRVVTCDTSVLIAPSRVLVIPSSNVTITTSTIRALIKNFSIASFFPAFITLLFFQHNRTAYDIVAGTIVVKRNGVR